GGGCGGCCAATTGCGCGATTTCGCCCTCGCCAAACTATCCACAACCTCCTGCGGATAACTCACGGAAAAGCCCCGGAACATCTTGTGCACGAATCCTGAACAACTCCACCCCTGGATAAAACAGTGGAAAAGTTGTCAGCAACTGCCGGAGATTGTCCCGTTAACGCCCGCAGGGTTATGAGTTTTCCACAGCGTTGTTTACTCAATGCTTTTCCGGGGTTATCCACAGAAAACCCAGGGACTTGTTAACTACTACTACGTATACATATACCTCTATTAAAAAACCTTAAAGACATCGCGCCAGAGCCGCGTTCCCTTCACAAAAGCGGGAGATACAGCTCCGTTTTCAACGTCGCGGGCGCGACTTCCTCGGGCGTGTTCAGATACACCTCGAACGACGGCGCCGAGAAGTCCGCCTTTTCGCCCGACTTCGCCAGCCAGTCGTCGTAAAACCAGCCCCACGCTTCCATCAAGCCCTCGTAGGGACCGTCGTGCACGATGCGCGCATGCTTGCCGCCGCGCAGTTGCAGGCGTTCGACCGGACCGTCGATGGCGATCTCCTGCGCCCCGGCCAGATGGATCGCGGCCTTCGAGCGCAGCTTCGACGCTTCCACCGTTTCGGGATCGTCGTAATAGACGCCCACGAGGCGGCTGCCCGACGTGCGTACCTGACGCTCGGCGAGCCATTGTGCGAGGGCGTAGAACGCGTCGCCGATCTTCATGTACGGACCGATGTGGCCGACGGCGAGCAGCGGCATGGGTTCGAGGGTGAGCAACTCGACTTCGCGGGAAGGCATGACGGATTCTCCAGGTGCGCGCGAATGCGCGAATACGGGCGAATCACGATAGCACCGCGCGTTTGCGGGCGTCCGGGAGTTGCACGGCGAGCTTGCGCGTTGCGACGAGGGCGCAGCGCGGCCACGTCGACCGCAGTTATCGACGACAGCTCGACGACAGCTCGACGACAGCTCGACGACGGCTCGACGCTGGGCAACGACCGCAGGCATCGACGCCAAAAATCGGCGGGAAGCACGCGGCGTAAAACGTGGCGCAAGAATCCGCACGAAAAATCGGCGCAAATAAGGCGCGCACAGCGGAGAATGGCGGCGCGCAAGCCTCACATGCGGTAGGCTTGGCACCCGTAACAGTCAGGAGAGTTTGATGTCCAACGCATTCGTCTGCCGCAACCAGTCGTGCGGCACGCCGTGGGAACAAAGCGAGGTGGTGATCAAGAACGAAGGCCAGGGGCCGTTGTTCCGTTGCCCGGTGTGCGGCGCCCGCAATTACCTCGAACAGTTCGAGGACGACGAGGGCAATCCCGTCTACGAACAGGTCGACGGCAAACCGTTCCTGTGAGCGCGCGCGGCGCCTAGAGCAGCTGCGTGGCGAGCGTGACGCCGAAGAAGAAGCCGCCGACCACGCCCAGTGCGCGACCGATCATCAGCAGATTCAGATCTTCCTCGAGCAGCGTTGGGTCGCGGCGTTCGCGCCAGATTGTCTTGAACAGCAGCGGCCGCGCGAACAACGCGACGGCGGCAATGACGACCGGCACCGCGAGCCGCACGGCCGGCCCGACCTTCTTCTCGGGAGGGATGTCGAGCCAGATCAGCAGCAGAAGGAGCGAAGCCGTAAAAATCGCGCCGATGATCGAGCCGGCCACGAGCCGGTCGGTAGGATGGCCGTGCATCTTGAATTACCTCGGTGAACAGATTGACCAGGCTATGATCGGACGCGCGTCAGAAAATCCCTATCAGAACAATCTGAAAAACGCAGGACGTCGCTGAGCCGGATTCATTCATCCCCTATTTCTGACAACGATCAGAGTTTCTTTACCTATCTAGTCGGGTAGGCTGGCGCGCGCTTCGGCGGGGCCTACAGTACTTCATACGATAAGAAACCACGGCAGTCCGAACGGGGTAACGCCATGACATTCGTCGAACAGGAAATCGCGCATATCGCGCGCGTGATGCCGCCTTCGCTTTCAGGAGAATTCGAAGTGCCGGTGATGGGCGTGGAATACTGGCGCAAACGCCTCTACACGCTGCTCAGGCAGAATCACTTGACCCACATGCAACTGTCGACCGTCGACACGCTGCTGCGCCAGCTCGACGGTTTCGAGACGCTCGGCCGCTGGCTGCCGCGCTCGAGTTCGCGTGTGCGGCGGGTGAAGGGGAAGTAGCTGCGCTGGGCATGGCCGGGTCGCGCATGACCTGGCGCCAGGCGCGGTGGCCTACCCAAAAAACCGGCGAGAAATGCAAAAAGCCCGATCACGAGGATCGGGCTTTTTGACGAATTCGCTGGTGGGGCGTGAGTGACTCGAACACTCGACCTACGGATTAAGAGTCCGCTGCTCTACCAACTGAGCTAACGCCCCCAACAGAAGAAAGATTATGCATGAGTTTTTGGGACTTGCCAAGCCCTTTTCGCAAATTTTCTAAAGACTCGCGAAAGTGTCCGCTGGCGCGCTCCCGCGCCTGCCGTCATCGCGCGCATGCGCGCGTTTCACCGTGCGGCAACGCCGTCCCGGTATCATGTGGCCACATCCGCGCGACGGCTGGCTCGACGAGGCGATCGGCCAGCGTGGCGCCCGGCGGACTCAGCGAGACCAACTATGGACGCGATGCAAGCAATGGACGACAAGGCAATCGACGCGCTGCTCGAGCGCGTGCTGGCGCCATGGGTGCGCTCGCTCGGGCTCACGCCGGTCGAAGTCACCGACGACACCGCCACCTTGCGCCTGCCGTTTTCCGGCGAGTTGCGCCACGCGGGCGGGGTGATCTGCGGCCAGGTGTTCATGGCGGCCGCCGACACGGCGATGATCGTCGCGATCTCGGCCGCGCTCGGCGGCTTCAAGCCGATGACCACCGTCGCGCTCAACACCAACTTCATGCGCGCGGTGCGCAAGGGCGACGTGCTCGTGACCGCGCGCGTGCTGCGCATGGGCCGCAATCTCGTGTTCGGCGAAATAGAACTCTACGACGAAGACGGCCGCATGGCGGTCCACGCCACCTCGACTTACGCGCTCCTCGATTAAGCTTGCCGCTTCGATGAACGGATGAGCGCAAGGGACGCAGAAGGCATGTTCGATCAGGTAGTGTTCGCGGGCGGCGGCAATCGCTGCTGGTGGCAGGCGGGTTTCTGGGACATCGTGCAGCCGCAGCTGCACGTGCGTCCGCGAGTGATCACGGGTATTTCGGCGGGCGCGGCCACCGCGTGCATGCTGTACACGCGCGACGCCGACTGGGTCATGCGCTATTACGAAGAGGCCCTGCGCCACAACAAGCGCAACGCCTACTGGGGCAACCTGCTGCGCAGCGAGTCGGTGTTTCCGCATTACCGCATCTACCGGCAGGCGCTGCTCGACATCTACGGCGAGCCGTTCACGAAGCTCCAGAACGCGCCCGAGATTCGCATCGGCGTGTCGCATCTGCCGCGCTGGCTCGGCGCGCGCAGTGCCGTGGCCGCCGGGCTGATCGCGTACAACATCGAAAAACACATCCGCAAGACGCTGCACCCGACGCTCGGGCGCAAGCTCGGCTTCCATCCGGAATTCGTCACGGCGCAGGAATGCGCGAGCGTCGAAGATCTCGCCGACCTGATCCTGCAGTCGTCCTGCACGCCGCCGTTCACGCCGGTCTTGCGGCGCGAGGGCCGCCCCGTGCTCGATGGCGGCATGGTCGACAACGTGCCCGTGAGCGCGCTCGACGACACGCCCGGACGCGTTCTCGTGATGGTGACGCGGCTGTACCCGCGGCCGCAGATGTTCGTGGTGGGACACAAGACGCCCGCAGGCGTGCAGCAGCGCGTGTACGTGCAGCCTTCGGTGAAGGTGCCGATCTCGAGCTGGGACTACACGAGCCCGCAGCAGATGCAGCACGCCTACAACCTCGGGCGCGTGGACGGCGAACGCTTCCTCGCGCGTTTGCCCGACGTGCTGGCGGCGGCCGCGCACGGTTGAGGCGCGCCGCCGTTTCTTCCGTCGACGAAAACGTCCCGCGCAGTGGCGCTTCAAGCGCCACCGCGTTCCCGGCGACGACAAACCCGCGCGGCGCCGCTGCGGGCGCCATCCACGCCCGCACAGCGCGGCCGGCCGCGGCTTACTTGCGCCGGCCGCCTTGCAGCGCTTCCGGATTCGCCACGCTCGCCGTATCGCCCGCGTCGAACGCGAGGATATTGCGGAACGCCGCGCCGAAATACAGCTCGTAGCTCTCGTGCTCCACGTAGCCGATGTGCGGCGTGCAGATCACGTTTTCCATGCGCAGCAGGCTATAGCCCTGCAGGATCGGCTCGCTTTCGTACACGTCGATCGCCACCATGCCGGGCCGGTTGTGCGAGAGCGCGCCGAGCAGCGCATTCTCTTCCAGCAGCTCCGCGCGGCTCGTGTTGACGAGCAGCGAGGTGGGCTTCATCCGCAGCAGATCTTCCTGTTTGACGATGCCGCGCGTGTCTTCGTGCAAACGCAGATGCAGCGAGAGCACGTCGCTTTCCTCGAACAACGCCTCGCGGCTCGCGGCCGCCTCGTAACCGTCCTCGCGCGCGGCTTCGAGCGAATGCGCGCGGCCATGCACGAGCACGCGCATGCCGAAGGCCTTGCCGTAGCCCGCGAGCAGACGGCCGATCTTGCCGTAGCCCCAGATGCCGAGCGTCTGGCCGCGCAACACCTGGCCCAGGCCGAAGTTCGGCGGCATGGCCGAGGTCTTGAGGCCCGACTGCTGCCAGGCGCCTTGCTTGAGGTTCGCGACGTACTGCGGAATGCGGCGCTGCGCCGCCATGATCAGCGCCCACGTGAGTTCGGCGGGCGCGACGGGCGAACCCGTGCCCTCGAGCACGGCGATGCCGCGCTCGCTGCAGGCTTCGATGTCGATGTGCGGACCGGCCTTGCCGGTCT
The Paraburkholderia acidisoli genome window above contains:
- a CDS encoding PaaI family thioesterase; amino-acid sequence: MDDKAIDALLERVLAPWVRSLGLTPVEVTDDTATLRLPFSGELRHAGGVICGQVFMAAADTAMIVAISAALGGFKPMTTVALNTNFMRAVRKGDVLVTARVLRMGRNLVFGEIELYDEDGRMAVHATSTYALLD
- a CDS encoding patatin-like phospholipase family protein, encoding MFDQVVFAGGGNRCWWQAGFWDIVQPQLHVRPRVITGISAGAATACMLYTRDADWVMRYYEEALRHNKRNAYWGNLLRSESVFPHYRIYRQALLDIYGEPFTKLQNAPEIRIGVSHLPRWLGARSAVAAGLIAYNIEKHIRKTLHPTLGRKLGFHPEFVTAQECASVEDLADLILQSSCTPPFTPVLRREGRPVLDGGMVDNVPVSALDDTPGRVLVMVTRLYPRPQMFVVGHKTPAGVQQRVYVQPSVKVPISSWDYTSPQQMQHAYNLGRVDGERFLARLPDVLAAAAHG
- a CDS encoding D-2-hydroxyacid dehydrogenase family protein, which codes for MKIAILDDYQDAVRKLDCFELLADHEVKVFNNTVRGLGQLASRLSEVEALVLIRERTRITSQLLDKLPHLRMISQTGKAGPHIDIEACSERGIAVLEGTGSPVAPAELTWALIMAAQRRIPQYVANLKQGAWQQSGLKTSAMPPNFGLGQVLRGQTLGIWGYGKIGRLLAGYGKAFGMRVLVHGRAHSLEAAREDGYEAAASREALFEESDVLSLHLRLHEDTRGIVKQEDLLRMKPTSLLVNTSRAELLEENALLGALSHNRPGMVAIDVYESEPILQGYSLLRMENVICTPHIGYVEHESYELYFGAAFRNILAFDAGDTASVANPEALQGGRRK
- a CDS encoding AraC family transcriptional regulator, whose product is MPSREVELLTLEPMPLLAVGHIGPYMKIGDAFYALAQWLAERQVRTSGSRLVGVYYDDPETVEASKLRSKAAIHLAGAQEIAIDGPVERLQLRGGKHARIVHDGPYEGLMEAWGWFYDDWLAKSGEKADFSAPSFEVYLNTPEEVAPATLKTELYLPLL